Proteins from a genomic interval of Papaver somniferum cultivar HN1 chromosome 4, ASM357369v1, whole genome shotgun sequence:
- the LOC113276418 gene encoding potassium transporter 6-like yields MDLEVAEDYKSSTIKKKESWRTVLTLAFQSLGVVYGDLSTSPLYVYKSTFAEDIHHSETNEEIYGVLSFIFWTLTLIPLLKYVFIVLRADDNGEGGTFALYSLLCRHTKMSFLPNCQVADEELSAYKKKDSAGPPVINIGFTMKSMLEKHKVLQKMLLLLALIGTCMVIGDGVLTPAISVFSAVSGLELSMSKEHHKYVEVPVACFVLVCLFALQHYGTHRVGFLFAPITITWLFCISAIGVYNIILWNPHVYQALSPYYMYKFLKKTRLQGWMSLGGILLCITGSEAMFADLGHFSQLSIKIAFTSVVYPSLILAYMGQAAYLSKHHIIESEYKIGFYVSVPERIRWPVLAIAILAAVVGSQAIITGTFSITKQCSALGCFPRVKIVHTSSKIHGQIYIPEINWTLMLLCLAVTIGFRDTKRMGNAAGLAVITVMLVTTCLMSLVMVICWNQSIFLAIGFILLFGSIEALYFSASLIKFLEGAWVPIALAFTFMVVMYVWHYGTVKKYEFDVQNKVSINWLLSLGPSLGIVRVRGIGLIHTELVSGIPAIFSHFVTNLPAFHQVLVFLCIKSVPVPYVQPEERFLVGRIGPKEYRLYRCIVRYGYHDVHKDDMEFERDLVCSIAEFIRSGNSDYNGGGMEEFEKEDEKMAVIGTSSSFNEGVRMCDNDDDDDPGETAGTSELREIRSPMVPRKRVRFVLPENPKIDRDAREELQDLMEAREAGMAFILGHSYVRAKRGSSFMKKLVINYGYDFLRRNCRGPSYAWSVPHASTLEVGMVYHV; encoded by the exons ATGGATCTGGAAGTTGCCGAGGATTACAAAAGTAGTACTATCAAG AAGAAGGAATCATGGAGAACTGTATTAACTTTAGCTTTTCAAAGTTTAGGTGTTGTTTATGGAGATTTAAGCACATCGCCACTATATGTATACAAAAGTACTTTTGCTGAAGATATTCATCATTCAGAAACAAATGAAGAAATTTATGGTGTTTTATCATTTATATTCTGGACTCTTACATTAATTCCATTACTTAAATATGTATTTATAGTACTTAGAGCTGATGATAATGGTGAAGGAGGAACATTTGCTTTGTATTCATTACTATGTCGCCATACAAAAATGAGTTTTTTGCCAAATTGCCAAGTAGCTGATGAAGAATTATCAGCTTATAAGAAGAAAGATTCCGCTGGTCCTCCGGTCATAAATATTGGGTTCACAATGAAATCAATGTTAGAGAAACATAAAGTTTTGCAGAAGATGTTGCTTCTTTTAGCTTTAATTGGGACTTGTATGGTTATTGGTGATGGGGTCCTAACTCCGGCGATATCAG TTTTTTCTGCGGTTTCCGGTCTCGAGCTATCGATGTCAAAGGAGCATCACAAAT ATGTAGAGGTTCCAGTTGCATGTTTCGTGTTGGTATGCTTGTTTGCGCTCCAACACTATGGCACCCATCGAGTAGGATTCTTATTTGCACCAATTACCATAACATGGCTTTTCTGCATCAGTGCAATTGGTGTGTACAATATAATCCTTTGGAATCCGCACGTGTATCAAGCTTTATCTCCGTATTATATGTACaaatttttgaagaagactcgACTACAAGGTTGGATGTCATTAGGTGGAATACTATTGTGCATAACAG GTTCAGAAGCTATGTTTGCTGATCTGGGACATTTCTCGCAGCTATCAATCAAG ATTGCCTTCACCTCTGTTGTGTATCCATCTTTGATTCTCGCATATATGGGACAAGCTGCTTACTTATCTAAGCATCACATCATTGAGAGTGAATACAAAATTGGTTTCTATGTATCTGTTCCAG AGCGAATAAGATGGCCAGTACTTGCTATAGCTATACTTGCAGCAGTGGTGGGTAGCCAAGCCATTATAACAGGAACCTTCTCAATTACCAAACAGTGCTCTGCTTTGGGCTGTTTCCCAAGAGTCAAAATAGTCCACACATCGTCAAAGATACATGGTCAAATTTACATACCAGAGATCAACTGGACTTTAATGTTACTATGCTTGGCTGTTACAATCGGGTTCAGAGACACAAAACGTATGGGTAATGCAGCAG GATTGGCAGTTATAACCGTCATGCTGGTCACAACCTGCTTGATGTCCCTTGTCATGGTCATATGCTGGAACCAGAGTATTTTCCTAGCCATTGGTTTCATATTATTGTTCGGATCTATTGAAGCACTCTATTTCTCAGCCTCCCTCATCAAGTTCCTTGAAGGGGCATGGGTTCCAATAGCCCTTGCTTTCACTTTCATGGTTGTCATGTATGTTTGGCACTACGGTACAGTCAAGAAATACGAGTTTGATGTGCAAAATAAAGTCTCCATCAATTGGCTACTCAGCCTTGGCCCCAGTCTAGGCATCGTCCGTGTTCGAGGAATTGGTCTAATTCACACAGAACTTGTCTCAGGTATCCCTGCCATCTTCTCTCACTTCGTCACCAACCTTCCGGCATTCCACCAAGTTTTAGTCTTCCTATGCATCAAATCTGTCCCTGTCCCATACGTTCAGCCTGAAGAACGGTTCCTTGTAGGTAGAATTGGGCCAAAAGAGTACCGTCTTTATAGGTGTATTGTAAGATATGGCTACCACGATGTCCATAAGGATGACATGGAGTTTGAAAGGGATCTAGTTTGTAGTATAGCTGAATTTATTCGTTCAGGAAATTCGGACTATAATGGAGGTGGAATGGAAGAGTTtgagaaagaagatgaaaaaatggcTGTCATAGGGACCTCTTCAAGCTTCAATGAAGGGGTGCGGATGTgtgacaatgatgatgatgacgacccAGGTGAAACTGCAGGGACATCAGAACTGAGAGAGATTCGATCTCCAATGGTTCCGAGGAAAAGAGTAAGGTTTGTACTGCCAGAAAACCCGAAGATCGATAGGGATGCAAGGGAAGAGTTGCAGGATTTAATGGAAGCAAGGGAAGCCGGGATGGCATTCATACTAGGACATTCTTACGTAAGAGCGAAACGTGGTTCGAGTTTTATGAAGAAACTTGTTATAAACTATGGGTATGATTTCTTGAGAAGGAACTGTAGAGGACCTAGTTATGCATGGAGTGTTCCACATGCATCTACACTTGAGGTTGGTATGGTCTACCATGTTTAA